Proteins encoded within one genomic window of uncultured Draconibacterium sp.:
- a CDS encoding DUF1080 domain-containing protein, whose amino-acid sequence MKNKSLVLAIFVVFNTVSCSLNKGENTLTTQEIEDGWELLFDGKTTNNWKTFNGGAVTGWKIIDSELHNSGVGSDHGGDIITKKQYANFELYLEWKVTPQSNSGVFYHVQEGLTNAIYESGPEYQLIDDKGWPDNLEAWQHSGANYGMSAPENAKVKPINEWNTTRIIVDGPHVEHWLNGTQVVEYELWTDQWEENKADSKWADAPNYGMAKTGHIGLQDHGGLTMFRNIKIREL is encoded by the coding sequence ATGAAGAATAAATCCCTTGTACTCGCAATTTTTGTAGTATTCAATACGGTATCCTGTTCACTAAACAAAGGCGAAAACACCTTAACAACGCAAGAAATTGAGGATGGCTGGGAACTACTGTTCGACGGCAAAACCACCAATAACTGGAAAACTTTTAACGGAGGTGCAGTAACCGGTTGGAAAATAATTGATAGTGAACTGCATAACTCAGGAGTTGGATCGGATCATGGCGGCGACATTATCACAAAAAAACAATACGCCAATTTTGAATTGTACCTGGAGTGGAAAGTTACACCGCAAAGTAACTCCGGAGTTTTTTATCACGTTCAGGAAGGACTGACCAATGCCATTTACGAATCGGGACCGGAGTACCAGCTCATAGACGACAAAGGATGGCCGGATAACCTGGAAGCCTGGCAGCATTCAGGTGCCAATTATGGAATGAGTGCACCAGAAAATGCAAAGGTTAAACCAATAAACGAGTGGAACACCACACGAATAATTGTTGACGGACCACACGTTGAACATTGGCTGAACGGCACCCAAGTAGTGGAGTATGAGCTATGGACCGACCAATGGGAGGAAAATAAAGCAGATAGTAAATGGGCAGACGCACCGAACTACGGAATGGCTAAAACCGGCCATATCGGTCTGCAAGATCATGGCGGACTAACCATGTTCCGGAATATTAAGATCAGGGAATTATAG
- a CDS encoding CPBP family intramembrane glutamic endopeptidase, with product MEFTAFRDLKPFSQLFFAAFVVVASILIFFVMSLVVAIPIWGFNTVLHLPTVDSETSQNIINLYKFIQVVQAIGFFIVPPFILGYLFHGKSKEYLYLDKSFNSQSIILVVVMMFFASPLINLIGELNSNMSFPDWLSGVEEWMRNAEENAADITDAFLNVKSIGGLAFNVFMIALLPAVGEELLFRGVIQKIFSKMTHSHHWGIWISAILFSALHMQFYGFVPRVLLGALFGYLLVWSGSMWLPIIAHFLNNAIAVIAMYLINNGLMKPQYEDIGSTSDSYYMAGISLAITLIFLMMLKRHNTGKEIPV from the coding sequence ATGGAATTTACAGCATTCAGAGATCTGAAACCCTTCTCGCAATTGTTTTTTGCTGCATTTGTTGTGGTGGCCAGCATTTTAATATTCTTTGTAATGTCGCTTGTTGTGGCCATTCCAATCTGGGGCTTCAATACTGTTTTGCACCTGCCGACTGTAGACTCCGAAACGTCCCAAAATATTATCAACCTTTATAAATTCATCCAGGTTGTTCAGGCGATCGGGTTTTTTATCGTTCCTCCGTTTATTCTGGGCTACCTGTTTCATGGCAAATCAAAAGAATACCTTTATCTCGATAAATCATTCAACTCGCAAAGTATAATTCTGGTTGTTGTGATGATGTTTTTTGCCTCACCACTCATTAACCTCATAGGCGAATTGAACAGCAATATGAGTTTCCCTGACTGGTTATCGGGTGTGGAAGAATGGATGCGCAATGCAGAAGAAAATGCGGCTGATATTACCGATGCGTTTTTGAATGTAAAATCAATTGGAGGACTTGCGTTTAACGTGTTTATGATCGCGCTGCTACCTGCAGTTGGCGAAGAGCTTTTATTCCGTGGCGTTATTCAGAAGATATTTAGCAAAATGACGCACAGTCACCATTGGGGAATATGGATTTCGGCTATACTTTTTAGCGCATTGCACATGCAGTTTTATGGTTTTGTTCCTCGTGTTTTGCTTGGTGCTTTGTTTGGTTATTTGCTGGTTTGGAGTGGATCGATGTGGCTGCCTATAATTGCCCATTTCCTGAATAATGCAATTGCCGTAATTGCCATGTATCTTATTAATAATGGCTTGATGAAACCACAATATGAAGATATCGGATCAACGTCTGACAGTTATTATATGGCCGGAATCAGCCTTGCAATAACACTCATTTTTCTCATGATGTTGAAACGGCACAATACAGGGAAAGAGATTCCTGTATAA